The Festucalex cinctus isolate MCC-2025b chromosome 10, RoL_Fcin_1.0, whole genome shotgun sequence region tacgaTTTTtactgtttataaaaaaaattatattgttGGATTAAAATTGGCACTGGTCACGCCCTTggcgaaaaaataaaataaaaaataaaaaatagttgccAACCCCTTTATTGTGCTCACCTTCGTTCTTGACCACGTTGGTCGGCGTGTCGTGTCCCTGCAGCGAGTGTCGCGGCTGCTGGAGGCGGCTGATGGCGGGCTGGGGCGAGCCGCGGCCGTGGCCGTAGTCGACCGAGCGGGCCGGGGAGCGTGAGCGCGGCGAGTTGCGCGGGGAGGCGCGCGGCGAGTGCCGGGGCGAGGGGCTGAAGCGGCTGGCAGGCAGGTGGAAGGCCGGgtgcgccgcctcctcctcgtcctccaggCTGTGCGCATCCAACTCCTGGTCGCTGAAAGTGCTGCGACGTAGCGAGTGACAGGACGAGCCTGAGCTGCGCCGGGAGGCCGAGGCGGCGTAGTCCTGCCGCAGACCTGATCGCCCGCGCACAAAAACAGTGTTACTTACCTGAATCTTTGGCGGATTTCAAGTTTAGTTATAGCAGAAAGGAAATGCCACTCACTCTCTTCCTGCATGCGTGCCAGAATCTGGACGTCGTTGACGTTGTTGAGCTTGTATGTCGTGGAAGAGCCCACCGAGTCTTCGTCCATCTCGGACGTGCTCAGCTCGCTGTCCACCGACGACTGCGGGCTGACGGCCGGCGGGTTCCTTTCGCTCGCCGTGTTGCGCTGGTGCGCTGCCGAGGAAATACTTTTTACTAAAAGCTTTCATTATTGGGTTATCGAGAAAGGGTTAGGGTTCCAAAATGAGGGTTTGAAATGGGGTTTCTAGCAGGGTTCAGGTTTCAAGCTAGGTATTCATCGAAGGCTTATGGTTCCAAAGTAAGGTTTGAAGACAGGCTTAGGGTTTAAAAATGGGGTTCTAAGAcaagattagggtttcaaattaggttttCCTTGAAGATTCATATGATGGATTCAAAATGGGGTTTCAAGACAAGGTTTGTGTTTCAAGTTAGTTATTCATGGAAGGTTTATCGTTCATCGACCATTGCTAACCAAACTGCGCCATGTAAACCCCAAACTTGACGACATTTCATCCTGTGTTCGCACCTGCGTTGACGGGCATCAGCTGCTGCCTGACGATGGGCACCTTGCTGGGCGTGGACGAGGGCGAGCTGAAGCCGCTGCCGTAGGGACTGTTGGCGGCGTTGGGGCTGTACGAGCTCCCGTAGCTCGCCTGTTGGTTGTAGCAGCTCCCGTACAGGCTGCGCCGCTTGTTAGCTGCAAGCATAAACACGCACTTACTTAACTTAAATGAACTTAAACTGGCAGGGACGGCATTTTGTTAGAACTGTGAATGACAGGCTTTTCGTTTCCTCAAAGTGATGTGAGACGATCGTCTCTGAAGATTTCACTGTACAGAAAATGGCCTCGACTTGCAAACAGACGAAATTCCACAGACACACGCCAACATCTTACGGCAAGTGGAAGCTATTCAAAGTCTGCGGATGGCAACAACGCTGACAGTGTTGGCTCACAGTCGCTCTGCAGTCCGCTGCGGGGTGTATTAAAGCGTATGGCGAGCACCGCTCAATAGGGTGCATTCAAGCGGGAGCACAATGCAGGCGAGTGTGAGCGCTCACGTCCTAAGGTCGGGTTCCGCACTACGCGGGCTCATCCTGTTCTTGTGCTCGCGTACACACCATCATGAGAGatcatttcctcaaatagtaaTTACAAGTACAAGCAGTTGAAATTTACTCGGTAGCACCCTGGGGAATGTgttaaaagaattaaaaaaaaaaattaaaaaaaagtttagaggacacacaaaaaaataaaagtctcaaAGGACCCACGCCCAAATACCTGAAATTGAACAGTTATTTTGACTGAATGCCAATATTCCTATTTTGATGACATAATACAAGGGAATTCAtggattaaaattaaatatgaaataccgtattttccaccccccaaaaaatttagATTTGAATCTATTTTTCCCCCGATGAAGAGAAAAAGCAAATGACAATGGGGAAAAGTGACTCTATTAACAAAAACCTTAAgatataaaacatgtttaactcatttgctcccaaaaacgtataaaatcaCTCTAttataaatattgccatggtcccaaacacgtttttatacatttttttttttttttaatgctagagcatagagaaggctttgatgcagccttgaTGCAGCCTATGacttgaagaggtcgcttagaacaatggtagttattgcaaaaaacggccagcaggtggcagcagagtataagtgatcaaccagagccatgttgcaacaagctcttttctccagtgttttaaacagatttttgaataatgatgaagcttagctaattgctgcgaaacgggaaaagaaacatactttttcttcttgATGAAAAAGTaggtctttcttttggtaggttccatgtttttatagcaatagaacaatattctgcgggccttgcaaaatgagtcaaaatccagtaaagcagaACGAAGGGGCTTGctttagtgaaaatggctgggagtgaatgagtcaatGTTTGTTTGACAAAttcaaaaatgttcactttgTGATTAATGTGTAACaaaatttttttgatttttgccAATTCTACTCTCTGTTGTAAAGATAAACGTATACTAAGGAGCAATGTACTGGAAAACTGTCAAACACTGCTGCAAGCTTAAAGGtaccaaaacattttattcattacatattttttaaatggataaAATGGCCGATTAATAGGTTCACAAAATTttattcggcaatatattggaATCAGCCTAAATAAGAAAACTCCGTGTTAATCAGGCACTCCAAAAATAACTGTCACTGAACATAACATGAATAAAATGTGTCAATCTTTCAGTCAATATTATGTCACCCacctcaaaaaaacaacaacaaaaaaacaacaaaaaaaacaacaactatgttACATTGCCAAATGCCTTTTGTCTACATCGAGGATTCGCCATGAAAACGATTGTGAGGGCCCACTTGTCCCCTCGAGCAGCTTTAACATCATTAGAAGACTTTCAATTTTTAATTCCCCATTGTCGGAATAAAGTGTCCCCTTTTCAGTGTGTTCACTCTATTGCCAAATTTAGCCCCTTGCTCAACCAAGGGCCGCCTTCTTCTTGTTGTTATTGCGTGTCGTCATTAAGTCATGTGACACAAGACTTCCTGTGCAAGAAACTAGAACACAACGGATAgtcaaattcatccatccatccatccattttcttgaccgcttattcctcacaagggtcgcggggggtgctggagcctatctcagctggctttgggcagtaagcggggtacaccctggactggttgccagccaatcgcagggcacacagagacgaacaaccatccacactcacaagcacacctagggacaatttggagcgcccaattaacctcccaagcatgtctttggaatgtgggaggagaccggagtagccggagaagacacacgcaggcacggggagaacatgctggagcatggactcgaacccgagtcctcagaactgggaggcagacgtgctaaccactcatccactaGACATATTCTGATTTCTGAAACTTTCGTCATATTTTAGCCACCATTTTATATGGTTTTTGTATGTCATAATTCAATGTGGTTTAGAATTTATCCCCCGCAACACTGTTCAGTCCCCAATTCTAACACGAGTTTGTGAATCACAGATGCAGGAACGTGGGTTCAATGGGGCCGGACCGACTGACTTGATGTCCTCATACGAACCGACGAGTTGTCCGAGAACTTTTCGCATCAGCCGTGATCGGTGTCGCTTCTGGGGGGAGAGCGCATCGCTGTTTACGCGGTCACGTCACACCAGGACAAGAGAAGCCTGAAGGGATTTGATGCTGAGGAGGATGAAGGAGCTCCACTCAGCGCTCCTCTTGCTGTCAAGTTAGACAATTAAGACACAAAAGAAAGGCCAGCGCGGTGTTTAAACGCTTGGTGGCTCGAGCTACTTATTTGTAaggaaacacattttattttgtcaatgttGTGCATAGGGCTTAACAAGTTATAAAATTCAAAGctgctttaaaaatatttttttctttttagtttaaaatagctTATCTAATCTAGAATGCCTTTGTGGTCCAAGGGAGAATTCTGGTTGGTTATTGCGCCTTTTGGTGCTGTAAATTTTTGTTGTGGTGTAAGGAAGCTGTATGCTTAAAAGGgcagtgtcaaaaaaaaaaaaaaaaaaaagttttttgaccataatatgttctatgcagccccactagtctaaatatgatattctggttaatattgtgttagtggaatatgagttaagcagcaaaatccagccgtttttatccatctcaggggggcggccattttgccacttgctgtcgactgaagatgacatcacagttgctcagggctcagtcaacaaccaatcacagcacagcttcagaaaacaggtgagctgtgattggtcattgcctgagtcctgggtaaatgtgatgtcatcttcagttgacagcaagtggcaaaatggccgtcccctgagatggacataaatggctggattttgcttcataactcttattccacaaatgtaatattaatcagaatgtcatgttcagactagtgaggtcacatataacatgttattgtcaatcaatgtttaaggttgaattTCACTTTAACTAGCAATACGTTGCAAGTTTGTTGTCATGACcactatttcttcttctactttatTTTGCCAGTTAGCaaatacttttggtgcattaccgccacttgccaaaagaaaagcaacacaATTAGAGAACTGGGATTTTGGGTGCCAGTCCGAGCTTGAATTTTAATATTCTAGTTGCACCACCAGgcacaatatgaaaaaaataagtgataTTTATTGTCCACTAATATGCTAATTAAAGATAACCGAATATTGAAAAGTCAAATAATTACAAAGAATAATTCAAAGTTATTTGTGTATGTTACAGTCAGGGACTCAGGTAAGGGAGGGGCTGTGGGGAGCAAAACAAGTATCGACCTCACTCCCACAATTATCTCAAAGGCGTCTCCTCCCTGTTGTTACGTGACGAAGGCCTCTTCCCTGCGGAGTCCACATTCCCGTGGCTAACACGCACTCCTTGGCAACGGCGTTTCCAGGCGCCTGTTTAAGTGAGCGAGTGTGAACGAgagagtgcgtgtgtgtgtgttttgtggagTCGACGGCAGCACGAGGGATGTGTCCGCTGGAGGGTGACGTGATCCTACTTCCACACCTacaaggatgaggatgaggtcaCTGACCGTTGCTTGTCCGCTTAGTCATCCATCAGCAGACTGTTTGCACTCAGCGCTCATCCTGGCTTTTGTGCTGTGAATttgacatttcttttttcttttttttttttcctcatacacATTGCAAATCTGAAACTCGCTTGTAGCTCAAATTTTTGGTtggcaaaacaaagcaaaaattcaATCTTGACCACTGTAACCACTGCACAACCTTCAGCAAGAACATCACATGATGCATACCGCTTTCAAAATGGAAAGTGTCAGTTTAGCCACAAGGAGGGGAGCACCCCCCTGTACACCCCCCACCCATATCCCTCTATATTTAGCAGCAGTCAAAGCGTGGAGACGAGAAGTCCAACTGAGACTTACCCGACATGGTGATGTCCAGCCTGTGGATGAGCGAGCGCTTGGCCAGCTCCATGTCCGGACTCGGGTTGTCCAGAGCCTGCCGGCACCACACGACGGGGCTCAGCGCCTTCTGCAGGGGACTGTTCAGCTTGGCCTCGTACAGCCTGAAAAACATCAAAACGGTATTGAAGACAGAGTCATGCCGGTAAATTACCTGTGTGGAGACAATCATCATCAACATCGCATCAATGGCGCTTTTTATtgcgtgttagcattaagctatcaGAGTTTCATGTAAGCATAATCATGTGGTTGCTTTACAAACGCAACATATAAAACTCAACGTCATACATAACACAGGCTCATGGAAATTAACATAGACGTTACGGTTAGGCTACCAACTGCTACTTTGACACGCATAGAGCAGCAACACATACTGTATAAACAGAGCAACTGTAATATCGCAGTTGTTCACTTGTTTCTGCTTTTATAATCTACGAGTGACACATTGCCAAATAGGAAAGTCCTGGATTCCTGCTTCAAAGACAccgaacaaaaataaaattgccctttattttgttacttgtttccaacacaaacaacacaaaaagagtGTCGGAACACTTTTACAGAACATCAGAAGAAGAGAAGAAAGACGCGACTTCACTCCTGAGGCAAATCCCAGTAAGCAGCTGTCAACTCAGCTGTGCTTGCAGCCATTCCAGGAAGTCCCTCATGATGAAAGGCGAGATCGTCCGCACTCAAACAGACAGATATTTCATGCACCACTTTCTGAGCAAGTGGATCCTGAATCTTGAGGGATGACCCACAATCCGATCGGAGGCTAATTCCCAGATTACATGAATTGATGGCAGGAGCTGCGTAATCTCTGATCATAACAGACTCCACCCGCGGTTGGAAGATCCCCATCGGATCTCCTAAATAACATAAACATCCTGTGATGCGATCGACAGGAAAAAATCTCCGTCCACATTCCTGAAGTTACATTCAAGAAAACTGGGAATAATTGCAGTTGTGCGAGAAGAAGCGCAAGTCAGTATAGGCAAGcaaatttgtaatttatttggaAAACTACACGAGTCTTCTTTTTTCACAAAGTGATGTTACTTGACAGAATgaccaaataataaaaaataaaaccttatTTCTCTCTATTATGGTGAATTATGACCTATCGTGTGATCAGGAGACATTTTTGGTATTGTTTTCCAGTTCCAGCAGCTGACTTGTGTTTGTTTGGCTGCGGGGAATTCTGAGTAGGAATGTAACCATGGCTGCCGGGCAGAAAAACAGCTCTCATCCACCAAAGCACTGCAGGAACAAGCCAAGAAATGTCCACGTGTAATCCAGCAATAATTCATTCAGTAACTCGCTTTAGTATTTTGTTTGCTTGAATGACGACATCAACTTATGCCAGTATTGCAATGTCACTTTTCTTTTCCTGGTTTTAAGTTAAAACCATTTGGGTACATTTTCATTCAGACTAAAGGACCAGTAACAACTTCCTAGCGACAACCATGGCTTACTGCACTTGAGAAGTAACTAAGTACAAATACCTTGTTAATGACTGTGCTCAGGTACATTTTCAAATTACCATTCTTGAGTTGGACTTTTTACTTTTGCTCCCTACTGGGGTGTTCAACCaacagacaaaataaaataactacaatAACAATTGAACATTGTACAGTATATTCAAAAagcaaaatgtttaaacaacacatttttctaGTCTTTACTGTATACCTGTGACAACTGTGACAACAGTGGCACAACCCAGAACAAACATCAACAGGGGCTAATTCTGGAACTAACAGATATTTTGACAACGAACATACAAAGAGCTGAACGCTATTTTCTGTCCGTTAAAACTGAAACTTGTTAAATTGAAGTTACGCGTATACAATGTACAGTATACATGACAACGGTGTCGATACCGTATCTCGATACATGCGGTATGATAGGATTAATGGACGGTAGATTTTGCGTGTTgaataaagtttaaaaatgtcaaagtgaCATTGCATCCTTCCACTTTTCTGTATGCAACCTCGTTAGGAAAAGTTTGGACAGTTCTCATCTCATCCACAAACAACAGGTTTCAGATCTCGCTTGTGTTTGGGTGTTCAGGCCCATGGTGCGTTCGCTGACCACCACCAGCCGGCAGCTGTCATTCTCACTCACCAGCTGTCGTCGTCCTCGTGCAGACAGTCCATGTCCTCCAAGTCCAAGACGTCCACCTGGTCCAGGATGGACGCCTCGCCGTCGTCGTCCGAGCACCGCGAGTTCCGGGCCGAGCCGGAGGTGGCCGCCGAGGCGCCCCCGCTCTCATACGGCCTCTTAAAGCTGACGCCGTCGTAAGAGAGCCGCGGGCTCCGGCAGCGGCGGTTCTCCAACAGGTCGCCGTAGCCGAACCCCGCCCCGGCGGCGAAGCCGGCCATGTCTCCCCCCGAGAGCAGCGCCGCCGACGACGACAAGGACTCGTAGCCGGCGCTGTGGGGTCTGTGGTGGGCCGACATCATCATGGAGCGACCCCGCAGCTGCTCGTTCTGCTTCTCGAGCTGCTTCACCAAATCTTGGAGCTTCCTCACCTCCAAGTCGGCGTTAATGTTCGAGTTGATGTCCTCCATGGTGGCTCCCTCATTCAGCGCCCCCCTCCCCGGGGGAAGAAAAGGCGCTGGTCCGGGGCTGTTCGAGTCGCTCGTCGGGTTCCTTGGAACTCCCTCCCCGTCCGCGACGTCCTTCGTGTCCGCCGGAGAGACGTCGTTCACCCGCGGTGGTTGTTTGGCGGAGTTAAAAAGCTTAACATTGTCCCTCCTCGGCCATTTCAACAACACACGTCACTACGTTTGAGACAAGCTCTGGCAGCTGACGTCACCGCGGTCGGGGGCGCGCACGTAAACCAACACCTATTTGCGCGTTCgcgacaggagaaaaaaaaaaccgctcCTGTTGCGCAACTTTTTACTCGTCTCTAAATGAAAAATACTGTaggcctacatttttttttcctgtacaaTACCTAagcggtaaaaaataaaaacgtaatgTATTACGTATTTTTACAGTGCGAGAATTCCACGCATACAAATTAATTAACCTGATTTCATTTATGTATTCTATATGCATTATTTCATAAGtataaaacaaatgcaaatatattGGTAATTGTATATTGTCATATGTTTGATATACTGCTgtgcaattacaaaaaaaaataaacatctacTTGAGGGAGTcatttatttgaggaaataccaAAGAAAGtcatattacacaaaaaatacGAGTTGTAATTAAaaccaaatacaaaaacaactgTGATTATTTACATTAAGCTGGTGGAAGACGATGATCATACACAGGGGAGCCTGGTCGACTTTTCCTCACTTCCTAAACCAAAAGTAAtgaaaatcaaacatttctctctTATAATGCTACAGATAAACAGGAGAATAACAAGAAGAAAATGGCTGCCCACTTCAACTGCAACCTTGACTGCTTTTTTAGCGAACAGACTTCACGTGTTCAACCAAAAATATTGCAAACTGTCTGTGGAACCACAAAACCAATAAGAGTCGGCAGACGTTGAGTTGACCC contains the following coding sequences:
- the slain2 gene encoding SLAIN motif-containing protein 2 isoform X4, coding for MEDINSNINADLEVRKLQDLVKQLEKQNEQLRGRSMMMSAHHRPHSAGYESLSSSAALLSGGDMAGFAAGAGFGYGDLLENRRCRSPRLSYDGVSFKRPYESGGASAATSGSARNSRCSDDDGEASILDQVDVLDLEDMDCLHEDDDSWLYEAKLNSPLQKALSPVVWCRQALDNPSPDMELAKRSLIHRLDITMSANKRRSLYGSCYNQQASYGSSYSPNAANSPYGSGFSSPSSTPSKVPIVRQQLMPVNAAHQRNTASERNPPAVSPQSSVDSELSTSEMDEDSVGSSTTYKLNNVNDVQILARMQEESLRQDYAASASRRSSGSSCHSLRRSTFSDQELDAHSLEDEEEAAHPAFHLPASRFSPSPRHSPRASPRNSPRSRSPARSVDYGHGRGSPQPAISRLQQPRHSLQGHDTPTNVVKNEEKLRRSLPNLTRSSAAPPPGPEPVKNSRSCESNLQLPNGGSPRHQSQSALPPSSKLRTPAAPSPLALRQPVKATANPAGCTTTTPGRSLVPPRSGLPRPSAPAGGGGIPLPRSKLAQPVRRSLPAPRIYSGTRDNLRESY
- the slain2 gene encoding SLAIN motif-containing protein 2 isoform X3, with translation MEDINSNINADLEVRKLQDLVKQLEKQNEQLRGRSMMMSAHHRPHSAGYESLSSSAALLSGGDMAGFAAGAGFGYGDLLENRRCRSPRLSYDGVSFKRPYESGGASAATSGSARNSRCSDDDGEASILDQVDVLDLEDMDCLHEDDDSWLYEAKLNSPLQKALSPVVWCRQALDNPSPDMELAKRSLIHRLDITMSANKRRSLYGSCYNQQASYGSSYSPNAANSPYGSGFSSPSSTPSKVPIVRQQLMPVNAAHQRNTASERNPPAVSPQSSVDSELSTSEMDEDSVGSSTTYKLNNVNDVQILARMQEESLRQDYAASASRRSSGSSCHSLRRSTFSDQELDAHSLEDEEEAAHPAFHLPASRFSPSPRHSPRASPRNSPRSRSPARSVDYGHGRGSPQPAISRLQQPRHSLQGHDTPTNVVKNEEKLRRSLPNLTRSSAAPPPGPEPVKNSRSCESNLQLPNGGSPRHQSQSALPLSCCFGDEGDFIPPSSKLRTPAAPSPLALRQPVKATANPAGCTTTTPGRSLVPPRSGLPRPSAPAGGGGIPLPRSKLAQPVRRSLPAPRIYSGTRDNLRESY
- the slain2 gene encoding SLAIN motif-containing protein 2 isoform X2, giving the protein MEDINSNINADLEVRKLQDLVKQLEKQNEQLRGRSMMMSAHHRPHSAGYESLSSSAALLSGGDMAGFAAGAGFGYGDLLENRRCRSPRLSYDGVSFKRPYESGGASAATSGSARNSRCSDDDGEASILDQVDVLDLEDMDCLHEDDDSWLYEAKLNSPLQKALSPVVWCRQALDNPSPDMELAKRSLIHRLDITMSANKRRSLYGSCYNQQASYGSSYSPNAANSPYGSGFSSPSSTPSKVPIVRQQLMPVNAAHQRNTASERNPPAVSPQSSVDSELSTSEMDEDSVGSSTTYKLNNVNDVQILARMQEESLRQDYAASASRRSSGSSCHSLRRSTFSDQELDAHSLEDEEEAAHPAFHLPASRFSPSPRHSPRASPRNSPRSRSPARSVDYGHGRGSPQPAISRLQQPRHSLQGHDTPTNVVKNEEKLRRSLPNLTRSSAAPPPGPEPVKNSRSCESNLQLPNGGSPRHQSQSAPAPQLPRHSTPKSKQQLQNPRARQVPPSSKLRTPAAPSPLALRQPVKATANPAGCTTTTPGRSLVPPRSGLPRPSAPAGGGGIPLPRSKLAQPVRRSLPAPRIYSGTRDNLRESY
- the slain2 gene encoding SLAIN motif-containing protein 2 isoform X1; this encodes MEDINSNINADLEVRKLQDLVKQLEKQNEQLRGRSMMMSAHHRPHSAGYESLSSSAALLSGGDMAGFAAGAGFGYGDLLENRRCRSPRLSYDGVSFKRPYESGGASAATSGSARNSRCSDDDGEASILDQVDVLDLEDMDCLHEDDDSWLYEAKLNSPLQKALSPVVWCRQALDNPSPDMELAKRSLIHRLDITMSANKRRSLYGSCYNQQASYGSSYSPNAANSPYGSGFSSPSSTPSKVPIVRQQLMPVNAAHQRNTASERNPPAVSPQSSVDSELSTSEMDEDSVGSSTTYKLNNVNDVQILARMQEESLRQDYAASASRRSSGSSCHSLRRSTFSDQELDAHSLEDEEEAAHPAFHLPASRFSPSPRHSPRASPRNSPRSRSPARSVDYGHGRGSPQPAISRLQQPRHSLQGHDTPTNVVKNEEKLRRSLPNLTRSSAAPPPGPEPVKNSRSCESNLQLPNGGSPRHQSQSAPAPQLPRHSTPKSKQQLQNPRARQVPLSCCFGDEGDFIPPSSKLRTPAAPSPLALRQPVKATANPAGCTTTTPGRSLVPPRSGLPRPSAPAGGGGIPLPRSKLAQPVRRSLPAPRIYSGTRDNLRESY